In one window of Azotobacter salinestris DNA:
- a CDS encoding CBS domain-containing protein: MKIQDIMTHDVQTIRVDQTLREAAEMMEQIDSGALLVNEGDRLVGMLTDRDIAIRAVAKGKDNDTQVREVMTPNVCYCFEDEDVQHVAENMADIHVRRLPVMNREKRLVGVVSLGNIAECHNPSVSDTVLQGVTQAH; the protein is encoded by the coding sequence ATGAAAATCCAAGACATCATGACCCACGACGTACAGACCATTCGCGTTGACCAGACGCTGCGCGAGGCGGCCGAAATGATGGAGCAGATCGATTCTGGAGCCCTGCTGGTCAACGAAGGCGACCGCCTGGTGGGCATGCTGACCGATCGCGACATCGCCATCCGTGCCGTGGCCAAGGGCAAGGACAACGACACCCAGGTGCGCGAAGTGATGACGCCCAACGTGTGTTACTGCTTCGAGGACGAGGACGTGCAGCATGTCGCCGAGAACATGGCCGACATCCATGTGCGCCGCCTGCCGGTGATGAACCGCGAGAAGCGCCTGGTCGGCGTGGTCTCGCTGGGCAATATCGCCGAATGTCACAACCCCTCGGTCAGCGATACCGTGCTGCAGGGCGTTACACAGGCGCACTGA
- a CDS encoding zinc-dependent alcohol dehydrogenase: MKAVVFHDIGDIRLDDVPEPQIEAPTDAIVRLTASAICGTDLHFIRGTVGGMRPGTILGHEGVGIVEQLGEEVRNLQIGDRVVIPSTIACGNCSYCRAGYYAQCDVANPNGKEAGTAFYGGPAQTGPFQGLQAEKARIPFANIGLVKLPSEISDDQAILLSDIFPTGYFGAEMAEIDDGDTVAVFGCGPVGQFAIASAKLLGAARVFAIDQCPDRLQMARQQGAETIDFNREDPVQTLRRLTDGIGVDRAIDAVGVDAEHEHAFQHGHDPEEEERFAREVATVAPETHPDGANWRPGDAPSQALEWAVEALAKAGTLSIIGVYPPQAHSFPIGLATEKNLTINMGNCHHRKYIPKLIELILAKRIDPAKILTQIKPMGDAIAAIKAFDRREHGWIKVELHPQQMQGGTTGSEETVNTDELLDEGIEETFPASDPVSVSPRPAQR, from the coding sequence ATGAAAGCGGTAGTTTTCCACGACATCGGCGACATCCGCCTGGATGATGTACCGGAGCCCCAAATCGAAGCACCGACCGATGCGATCGTCCGCCTGACCGCGTCGGCCATCTGCGGAACCGACCTGCACTTCATCCGCGGCACTGTCGGCGGCATGCGCCCGGGCACCATCCTCGGCCACGAGGGCGTCGGCATCGTCGAACAGTTGGGCGAGGAGGTGCGCAACCTGCAGATCGGCGATCGCGTGGTGATCCCCTCCACCATCGCCTGCGGCAACTGCTCCTATTGCCGCGCCGGCTACTACGCCCAGTGCGACGTGGCCAACCCCAACGGCAAGGAAGCCGGCACCGCCTTCTACGGGGGCCCTGCGCAGACCGGGCCCTTCCAGGGACTGCAGGCGGAAAAGGCGCGGATTCCCTTCGCCAACATCGGCCTGGTCAAGCTGCCCAGCGAGATCAGCGACGATCAGGCCATCCTGCTCTCGGACATCTTTCCCACCGGCTATTTCGGCGCGGAAATGGCCGAAATCGATGACGGCGACACCGTCGCCGTGTTCGGCTGCGGCCCAGTCGGCCAGTTCGCCATCGCCAGCGCCAAGTTGCTCGGCGCCGCACGGGTGTTCGCCATCGACCAGTGTCCGGACCGCCTGCAGATGGCGCGCCAGCAGGGCGCGGAAACCATCGACTTCAACCGCGAGGACCCGGTGCAGACCCTGCGCCGGCTGACCGACGGCATCGGCGTCGACCGGGCCATCGACGCGGTGGGCGTGGATGCCGAGCACGAGCACGCCTTCCAGCATGGCCACGATCCCGAAGAGGAGGAACGCTTCGCCCGCGAGGTCGCCACCGTGGCGCCGGAGACCCATCCCGACGGGGCCAACTGGCGGCCGGGCGATGCGCCCAGCCAGGCCCTGGAATGGGCCGTGGAGGCACTGGCCAAGGCCGGCACCCTGTCGATCATCGGAGTCTATCCGCCGCAGGCTCACAGCTTCCCCATCGGCCTGGCGACGGAGAAGAACCTGACCATCAACATGGGCAACTGTCACCACCGCAAATACATCCCCAAGTTGATCGAGCTGATCCTGGCCAAGCGCATCGATCCGGCGAAGATCCTCACGCAGATCAAGCCGATGGGCGACGCCATCGCCGCCATCAAGGCCTTCGACCGGCGCGAGCACGGCTGGATCAAGGTCGAGCTGCATCCGCAGCAGATGCAGGGCGGCACGACAGGCAGCGAGGAAACGGTGAACACGGACGAGCTGCTCGATGAAGGCATCGAGGAAACCTTTCCCGCCAGCGATCCGGTATCCGTCAGCCCGCGGCCGGCACAGCGCTGA
- a CDS encoding endonuclease/exonuclease/phosphatase family protein codes for MSQPHNGEQRVESLHILTVNTHKGFTAFNRRFILHELREAVRDVSADLVFLQEVLGTHESHARRHRNWPETPHYEFLADSMWGDFAYGRNAVYPDGDHGNAVLSKYSIQRYRNLDISVPGPERRGLLHCELEVPGQPEVHAICVHLGLLESHRQKQLGLLCELIQSLPADARIVVAGDFNDWRLRASNRLRGCGLVEVFEHSHGQCARSFPARLPLLRLDRIYVRNVSPQHVKVLSHTPWPHLSDHLPLAAEVRL; via the coding sequence GTGAGCCAACCCCACAACGGAGAACAGCGCGTCGAATCCCTGCACATCCTCACGGTGAACACCCACAAGGGCTTCACCGCGTTCAACCGCCGCTTCATCCTGCACGAACTGCGCGAAGCGGTGCGCGACGTCTCGGCCGACCTGGTGTTCCTCCAGGAGGTGCTCGGCACCCACGAGAGCCATGCCCGGCGACATCGCAACTGGCCGGAAACCCCGCACTACGAATTCCTCGCCGACAGCATGTGGGGCGACTTCGCCTACGGGCGCAACGCCGTCTACCCGGATGGCGACCACGGCAATGCCGTGCTGTCCAAATACTCCATCCAGCGCTACCGCAACCTCGACATCTCCGTACCCGGCCCGGAGCGCCGCGGCCTGCTGCACTGCGAGCTGGAGGTGCCGGGACAGCCGGAGGTGCATGCCATCTGCGTGCACCTGGGCCTGCTCGAAAGCCACCGGCAGAAGCAGCTCGGCCTGCTCTGCGAGCTGATCCAGTCGCTGCCGGCCGATGCGCGCATCGTGGTCGCCGGAGACTTCAACGACTGGCGCCTGCGCGCCTCCAACCGCCTGCGCGGCTGCGGCCTGGTCGAGGTCTTCGAACACAGCCATGGCCAGTGCGCGCGCAGCTTCCCGGCGCGCCTGCCCCTGCTGCGCCTGGACCGCATCTACGTGCGCAACGTCAGCCCGCAGCACGTCAAGGTGCTTTCCCACACCCCCTGGCCCCACCTCTCCGATCACCTGCCCCTCGCGGCGGAGGTGCGCCTATGA
- the clsB gene encoding cardiolipin synthase ClsB — translation MNFPWRHDNHLWLLENGEEFFPRVFEAIRQARQEILLETFILFEDKVGNELHRELIAAARRGVHVEITVDGYGSADLTPEFVAAMTEVGIRIRMFDPRSKLFGMRTNLFRRLHRKIVVIDGSRVFLGGINFSADHLGDFGPTAKQDYSVEVIGPVTRDIHRFALASIAATEPSRLWWRRQRRVRNGGSGQQPAEMAAEGTAQALFVSRDNRSHTNDIEEQYLEAIRQARRRLVIANAYFFPGYRLLREIRRAARRGVKVELILQGQPDMPIAKFGARLFYEYLLKDGVLIHEYCDRPLHGKVALADDEWATVGSSNLDPLSLSLNLEANLIIRDWAFNHELNARLERLRRDHCRLMTREKIARDAWWRMPLAFLAYHALTHFPAWVGWLPAHTPRVEVLQGCPRPDDGDNLRKPSP, via the coding sequence ATGAACTTTCCCTGGCGACACGACAACCACCTGTGGCTGCTGGAAAACGGCGAGGAGTTCTTTCCGCGGGTGTTCGAGGCTATCCGCCAGGCCCGCCAGGAGATCCTCCTCGAGACCTTCATCCTCTTCGAGGACAAGGTCGGCAACGAACTGCACCGCGAGCTGATCGCCGCGGCACGGCGCGGCGTGCATGTCGAGATCACCGTGGACGGCTACGGCTCGGCGGACCTGACGCCGGAGTTCGTCGCGGCCATGACCGAGGTGGGCATCCGCATTCGCATGTTCGATCCGCGCTCGAAGCTGTTCGGCATGCGCACCAACCTGTTCCGCCGCCTGCACCGCAAGATCGTGGTGATCGACGGCAGCCGCGTCTTCCTCGGCGGCATCAACTTCTCCGCCGATCATCTGGGCGATTTCGGCCCGACCGCCAAGCAGGACTACTCCGTCGAGGTAATCGGTCCGGTGACCCGCGATATCCATCGTTTCGCCCTCGCCAGCATCGCGGCCACCGAGCCATCGCGGCTCTGGTGGCGCCGGCAGCGTCGCGTCCGCAACGGCGGCAGCGGCCAGCAGCCGGCAGAGATGGCTGCCGAGGGCACGGCCCAGGCACTTTTCGTCAGCCGTGACAACCGCAGCCATACCAACGACATCGAGGAGCAGTACCTGGAAGCCATCCGCCAGGCCCGCCGCCGGCTGGTGATCGCCAATGCCTATTTCTTCCCCGGCTACCGCCTGCTGAGGGAAATCCGCCGGGCCGCGCGGCGCGGGGTCAAGGTGGAACTGATCCTGCAGGGCCAGCCGGACATGCCGATCGCCAAGTTCGGTGCGCGCCTGTTCTACGAGTACCTGCTCAAGGACGGCGTGCTCATCCACGAATACTGCGACCGTCCGCTGCACGGCAAGGTCGCCCTGGCCGACGACGAATGGGCCACCGTCGGCTCGAGCAACCTCGACCCGTTGAGCCTGTCGCTCAACCTGGAGGCCAACCTGATCATTCGCGACTGGGCCTTCAACCATGAATTGAATGCGCGGCTGGAGCGGCTGCGGCGCGACCACTGCCGGCTCATGACCAGGGAGAAGATCGCCCGCGACGCCTGGTGGCGCATGCCCCTGGCCTTCCTCGCCTACCACGCCCTCACCCACTTCCCGGCCTGGGTCGGCTGGCTGCCGGCGCACACCCCGAGGGTGGAGGTCCTGCAGGGCTGCCCCCGTCCGGACGACGGCGATAACCTGCGCAAGCCCAGCCCATGA
- a CDS encoding lysylphosphatidylglycerol synthase domain-containing protein → MKAAASLAARLRSHWPLVRRVLVWIFFLLMTGLLFSLARNIEWRNVLATLAGYRPGILLLALAIAAASHLLYSCFDLLGRRYAHHQLPQGQVLAVTFVCYAFNLNLGAWIGGLAMRYRLYSRLGLSTLQITRIYSLSLTTNWIAYLLLAGLTFAAGTVRPPAHWAIGHGSLQALGVLLLVLVALYLLLCAFSRRRVLSVRGHSLGLPSLRLALWQLVLGAGNWLLMALVIHTLLLQQVGYGSVLGTLLIASIAGVLTHIPAGLGVLETVFVALLHQQVERDSVLAALLGYRAIYYLLPLSVASLVYLGLEARAKRMRRKEAGKLA, encoded by the coding sequence ATGAAGGCCGCCGCATCCCTCGCAGCACGGCTGCGCAGCCACTGGCCGCTGGTCCGGCGTGTCCTCGTCTGGATCTTCTTTCTCCTGATGACCGGGCTGCTGTTCAGCCTGGCGCGCAACATCGAATGGCGAAACGTCCTCGCCACGCTGGCCGGCTACCGCCCGGGCATCCTGCTGCTGGCCCTGGCCATCGCCGCCGCCAGCCACCTGCTCTACAGCTGCTTCGACCTGCTCGGACGCCGCTACGCCCATCACCAGCTGCCGCAGGGCCAGGTGCTGGCGGTGACCTTCGTCTGCTATGCCTTCAACCTCAACCTCGGCGCCTGGATCGGCGGCCTGGCCATGCGCTACCGCCTCTACTCGCGCCTCGGCCTGTCCACCCTGCAGATCACCCGGATCTACAGCCTGAGCCTGACGACCAACTGGATCGCCTACCTGCTGCTCGCCGGGCTGACCTTCGCCGCCGGCACCGTGCGCCCCCCGGCGCATTGGGCGATCGGCCACGGCAGTCTGCAGGCCCTGGGTGTCCTGCTGCTGGTGCTGGTCGCACTCTACCTGCTGCTCTGTGCCTTCTCCCGCCGCCGCGTGCTGAGCGTGCGCGGGCATTCGCTCGGCCTGCCGAGCCTGCGCCTGGCCCTCTGGCAGCTCGTCCTGGGCGCCGGCAACTGGCTGCTGATGGCGCTGGTCATCCACACCCTGCTGTTGCAGCAGGTCGGCTATGGCAGCGTGCTCGGCACCCTGCTGATCGCCAGCATCGCCGGCGTGCTCACCCACATCCCCGCCGGCCTTGGCGTGCTGGAAACGGTGTTCGTCGCCCTGCTCCACCAGCAGGTCGAACGCGACAGCGTGCTGGCCGCGCTGCTCGGCTACCGGGCGATCTATTACCTGCTGCCGCTCTCGGTCGCCAGCCTGGTCTACCTGGGCCTCGAGGCGCGGGCGAAACGGATGCGGCGGAAGGAAGCCGGAAAGCTGGCATGA
- a CDS encoding GNAT family N-acetyltransferase encodes MQQETYEISTMIRSEVDLAIEWAANEGWNPGIHDAECFHAADPHGFLIGLLNDEPIATVSAVRYGDSFGFIGLYIVRPEYRGKGYGSQILKAATDHLAGRNIGLDGVVAQQEQYRRLGFRLAYRNVRYEGRGPARASAEPNALVDLTSLSFAAVEAYDRAFFPAPRTRFLERWIGQPDARALGILQAGRLAGYGVRRKCFSGYKIGPLFADTPALAQALLVELREGIEAAEPFYLDVPEVNRAAVELAERHGMQVVFETARMYAGAEPDLALDRLYGVTTFELG; translated from the coding sequence ATGCAGCAGGAAACCTACGAAATCAGCACCATGATCCGCAGCGAAGTCGATCTGGCGATCGAGTGGGCGGCCAATGAGGGCTGGAATCCGGGCATCCACGATGCAGAGTGCTTCCATGCGGCCGATCCGCACGGCTTCCTGATCGGGCTGTTGAACGACGAGCCGATCGCCACGGTTTCGGCGGTCAGGTATGGCGATTCCTTCGGTTTCATCGGCCTTTACATCGTCCGGCCGGAATACCGTGGCAAGGGGTACGGCTCGCAGATTCTCAAGGCAGCGACCGACCATCTCGCCGGACGCAACATCGGGCTCGATGGCGTGGTCGCCCAGCAGGAGCAGTACCGGCGGCTCGGTTTCAGGCTGGCCTACCGCAATGTGCGCTACGAAGGGCGGGGGCCTGCCAGGGCTTCTGCGGAGCCGAACGCGCTCGTCGACCTGACCTCATTGTCCTTCGCGGCGGTCGAGGCTTATGACCGGGCTTTCTTCCCGGCGCCGCGGACCCGCTTTCTCGAGCGCTGGATCGGCCAGCCCGACGCCAGGGCGCTGGGCATCCTGCAGGCAGGCCGTCTCGCCGGTTACGGCGTCCGGCGCAAGTGCTTCTCCGGCTACAAGATCGGCCCCCTGTTCGCCGACACGCCAGCGCTGGCGCAAGCGCTCCTGGTGGAACTGCGCGAGGGTATCGAAGCGGCGGAGCCGTTCTATCTGGATGTGCCGGAGGTCAACCGGGCGGCGGTCGAGCTGGCCGAGCGCCACGGCATGCAGGTGGTGTTCGAGACGGCCCGCATGTATGCGGGCGCCGAGCCGGACTTGGCACTCGACCGCCTCTATGGCGTGACCACCTTCGAGCTGGGCTGA
- a CDS encoding MDR family oxidoreductase, translating into MFKAILIEKDEEAGYRARTTQLDEAQLPEGDVTMRVDYSTLNYKDALAITGKGPVVRKFPMVPGIDLAGTVEASDNPDFKAGDAVLLNGWGVGENHWGGLAQKARLDSRWLIPLPHGFTTRQAMAIGTAGYTAMLSVLALERHGVTPEQGEILVTGANGGVGSVAIALLARLGYRVVASTGRPDQADYLKKLGAAEIIDRSTLSEPGRPLARERWAGVIDSLGSHTLANACAATRYGGTVAACGLAQGMDFPATVAPFILRGVTLAGIDSVMRPREERIAAWERLARDLDLALLDEITREIGLDEAIPVAGELLAGKVRGRVVVDVNR; encoded by the coding sequence ATGTTCAAGGCGATCCTGATCGAAAAGGACGAAGAAGCGGGTTACCGCGCGCGGACCACCCAGCTGGACGAGGCGCAACTGCCCGAGGGCGATGTGACCATGCGGGTCGACTACAGCACGCTGAACTACAAGGACGCGCTGGCCATCACCGGCAAGGGGCCGGTGGTGCGCAAGTTCCCGATGGTGCCGGGGATCGACCTGGCGGGGACGGTGGAGGCCAGCGACAACCCGGATTTCAAGGCCGGCGATGCGGTGCTGCTCAACGGCTGGGGTGTCGGCGAGAACCACTGGGGCGGACTGGCGCAGAAGGCGCGACTGGACAGCCGCTGGCTGATCCCCCTGCCCCACGGCTTCACGACGCGCCAGGCCATGGCCATCGGGACCGCCGGCTATACCGCGATGCTTTCGGTGCTGGCCCTGGAGCGCCACGGCGTGACGCCCGAACAGGGCGAGATCCTGGTCACCGGCGCCAACGGCGGGGTCGGCAGCGTCGCCATCGCCCTGCTCGCCCGCCTCGGCTACCGGGTGGTCGCCTCCACTGGCCGCCCGGATCAGGCCGATTACCTGAAGAAGCTCGGCGCCGCCGAGATCATCGACCGCAGCACGCTGTCCGAGCCCGGCCGGCCGCTGGCCAGGGAGCGCTGGGCCGGGGTGATCGACTCGCTGGGCAGCCATACCCTGGCCAACGCCTGCGCCGCGACCCGCTACGGCGGCACCGTCGCCGCCTGCGGCCTGGCCCAGGGCATGGACTTCCCGGCCACGGTGGCGCCCTTCATCCTGCGCGGCGTGACCCTGGCCGGCATCGACAGCGTGATGCGCCCCCGCGAGGAGCGCATCGCCGCCTGGGAACGCCTGGCCCGCGACCTGGACCTGGCGCTGCTGGACGAGATCACCCGCGAGATCGGCCTGGACGAGGCCATTCCCGTGGCCGGCGAGCTGCTCGCCGGGAAGGTGCGCGGGCGGGTCGTGGTGGATGTGAACCGCTGA
- a CDS encoding LysR family transcriptional regulator, translating into MIRLEDLTLFIRSAALGSFSAAAREVDLLPGQVSAAIKRLERHLDIRLFARSTRSLRLTAEGEQYLPYAERVLETLREGHERLHRERADLQGLLQVSAPSDLGRNLLLPWLSKFCREHPRLTLRLLLSDQVADIFRDPIDVAIRYGPMEDASFIALPLAPDNRRVLVAAPDYLARSGRPQTLDELAGHACLVYLLGGRAHDKWGFEEQGHRRVIAVRGGLLSDDADVVRRWAIAGHGIAYKSWLDVGEDVAAGRLEVLLGDCPGEPAPLHLVCPHRKQFSPAVQQFHALLRSRFAELGERLRRLAEAP; encoded by the coding sequence ATGATCCGCCTGGAGGATCTGACCCTGTTCATTCGCTCCGCCGCCCTCGGCAGCTTTTCCGCTGCGGCCCGGGAAGTCGACCTGCTGCCCGGACAGGTCAGCGCGGCAATCAAGCGTCTGGAGCGGCACCTGGACATCCGCCTGTTCGCCCGCTCGACGCGCAGCCTGCGGCTGACCGCCGAAGGCGAGCAGTACCTGCCCTATGCCGAGCGGGTACTGGAGACCCTGCGCGAAGGCCACGAGCGTCTGCACCGGGAGCGGGCCGACCTGCAGGGCCTGCTGCAGGTCAGCGCGCCCTCCGATCTGGGGCGCAACCTGCTGCTGCCCTGGCTTTCGAAGTTCTGCCGCGAGCATCCGCGGCTGACTCTGCGCCTGCTGCTCTCCGATCAGGTCGCCGATATCTTCCGCGATCCCATCGACGTGGCGATTCGCTATGGTCCCATGGAGGACGCCAGCTTCATCGCCCTGCCGCTGGCGCCGGACAACCGCCGGGTGCTGGTGGCCGCACCGGATTACCTGGCGCGCAGCGGGCGGCCGCAGACGCTCGACGAGTTGGCCGGGCACGCCTGCCTGGTCTACCTGCTGGGCGGACGGGCCCACGATAAGTGGGGATTCGAGGAGCAGGGGCACCGGCGGGTGATCGCGGTTCGCGGCGGCCTCTTGAGCGACGATGCCGACGTGGTGCGCCGCTGGGCCATCGCCGGACACGGCATCGCCTACAAATCCTGGCTGGATGTGGGCGAGGACGTGGCGGCGGGGCGTCTGGAGGTGCTGCTCGGCGATTGTCCGGGCGAGCCGGCGCCGCTGCATCTGGTCTGTCCGCACCGCAAGCAGTTCTCGCCGGCGGTCCAGCAGTTCCACGCCCTGCTCAGGAGCCGTTTCGCGGAACTGGGCGAGCGCCTGCGGCGGCTGGCCGAGGCGCCCTGA
- the nfsB gene encoding oxygen-insensitive NAD(P)H nitroreductase: MTIANAARTRYTTKAYDPTRKVPESTMEELQTLLRYSPSSVNSQPWHHIIAASEEGKARIAKATQDGYAYNEAKILNASHVVVLCARTDLDAAHLKAVLNQEDLDGRFANPEGKAGQGNVRSTYVNLHRYDRKDLQHWMEKQVYLALGTLLLGAAALGVDATPIEGFDLHRLDEELGLRERGFTSVVIVSLGYRSDDDFNARLPKSRLPAEDIFTFL; encoded by the coding sequence TTGACTATCGCCAATGCCGCCAGGACCCGCTACACCACCAAGGCCTACGACCCCACCCGCAAGGTGCCCGAGAGCACCATGGAGGAGTTGCAGACCCTGCTGCGCTACAGCCCGTCCTCGGTGAACTCGCAGCCCTGGCACCACATCATCGCCGCCAGCGAGGAAGGCAAGGCCCGCATCGCCAAGGCGACCCAGGACGGCTACGCCTACAACGAGGCGAAGATCCTCAACGCCTCCCACGTCGTGGTGCTCTGCGCCCGTACCGATCTGGATGCGGCCCACCTCAAGGCCGTGCTCAACCAGGAAGACCTCGACGGCCGCTTCGCCAACCCGGAAGGCAAGGCCGGCCAGGGCAACGTGCGCAGCACCTACGTCAATCTGCACCGCTACGACCGCAAGGACCTGCAGCACTGGATGGAGAAGCAGGTCTACCTGGCCCTGGGAACCCTGCTGCTCGGCGCCGCCGCTCTCGGCGTGGACGCCACGCCCATCGAGGGCTTCGACCTCCACAGGCTCGACGAGGAGCTGGGCCTGCGCGAGCGCGGCTTCACCAGTGTGGTGATCGTCAGCCTGGGCTATCGCAGCGACGACGACTTCAACGCCAGGCTGCCGAAGTCGCGTCTGCCGGCCGAGGACATCTTCACCTTCCTGTAA
- a CDS encoding potassium transporter Kup, whose translation MSVVALQSSHPSRASSLALLIAVSGVVYGDIGTSPLYTLREVFAGPYGVPANHDGVLGILSLIFWSLLWVVSLKYVLFMLRADNEGEGGVMALTTLARRAAAAYPRLGGLLVLLGLFGTALFYGDSMITPAISVLSAVEGLEVVLPALGHWVLPVTVVLLIGLFLIQRHGTARIGIFFGPVMVSWFCVLGALGVHGILHRPEVLEALNPWWAANFFIAHPGIGIAILGAVVLALTGAEALYADMGHFGRRPIAQAWFGLALPGLLLNYFGQGALLLADPAAARNPFYLLAPEWARLPMIGLATLATIIASQAVISGAFSLSHQAIQLGYVPRMQIQHTSSAEQGQIYIGVVNWALMVGVLLLVLGFGSSGALASAYGVAVTTTMLIDTLLVSAVMLLLWKVPRWLALPVLLGFLLVDSLFFVANVPKILQGGAFPVIAGIGLFTLMTTWKRGKENLFERLGETALSLPAFIDSVRLQPPHRVQGTAVFLAARTDVVPHALLHNLLHNQVLHERVVLLTVVVEDTPRVPEDRRFQVDGYGEGFYRVVLHFGFMEEPDIPDALRLSHLEDLDFSPMRTTYFLSRETLIPIRSIGMAYWREALFVFMQKNANSSMRYFQLPANRVIELGTQVEI comes from the coding sequence ATGAGCGTAGTCGCCCTGCAGTCGAGCCATCCCTCACGCGCTTCCTCGCTGGCCTTGCTGATCGCCGTGAGCGGAGTGGTCTACGGCGACATCGGCACCAGTCCCCTGTACACCCTGCGGGAAGTGTTCGCCGGTCCGTACGGGGTGCCGGCCAACCATGACGGTGTGCTGGGCATCCTCTCGCTGATCTTCTGGTCGCTGCTCTGGGTGGTGTCGCTGAAGTACGTGCTGTTCATGCTGCGCGCCGACAACGAGGGGGAGGGCGGGGTGATGGCGCTGACCACTCTGGCCCGCCGCGCCGCTGCCGCCTACCCGCGGCTCGGTGGCCTGCTGGTGCTGCTCGGGCTGTTCGGCACCGCCTTGTTCTATGGCGACAGCATGATTACCCCGGCGATCTCCGTGCTGTCGGCCGTCGAGGGCCTGGAGGTGGTACTGCCGGCGCTCGGCCACTGGGTGCTGCCGGTGACGGTCGTACTGCTGATCGGCCTGTTCCTGATCCAGCGGCACGGCACCGCGCGCATCGGCATCTTCTTCGGACCGGTGATGGTGAGCTGGTTCTGCGTACTCGGTGCGCTCGGCGTCCATGGCATCCTCCATCGCCCCGAGGTGCTGGAGGCGCTCAATCCCTGGTGGGCGGCGAACTTCTTCATCGCCCATCCGGGCATCGGCATAGCCATCCTCGGAGCCGTGGTGCTGGCGCTGACCGGTGCCGAGGCGCTCTATGCCGACATGGGCCACTTCGGCCGCCGGCCCATCGCCCAGGCCTGGTTCGGCCTGGCGCTGCCCGGATTGCTGCTCAACTACTTCGGCCAGGGCGCGCTGTTGCTGGCCGACCCTGCTGCGGCGCGCAACCCCTTCTACCTGCTGGCGCCCGAGTGGGCGCGATTGCCGATGATCGGCCTGGCCACCCTCGCCACCATCATCGCCTCCCAGGCGGTGATCTCCGGGGCTTTCTCCCTCAGCCACCAGGCGATCCAGCTGGGCTACGTACCACGCATGCAGATCCAGCACACCTCGAGCGCCGAGCAGGGGCAGATCTATATCGGCGTAGTCAACTGGGCGCTGATGGTTGGCGTGCTGCTGCTGGTGCTCGGCTTCGGCTCGTCCGGGGCACTGGCCTCTGCCTACGGCGTGGCGGTGACCACCACCATGCTCATCGACACGCTGCTGGTTTCCGCGGTCATGCTGCTGCTGTGGAAGGTGCCGCGCTGGCTGGCGCTCCCGGTGCTGCTGGGCTTCCTGCTGGTCGACAGCCTGTTCTTCGTCGCCAACGTACCGAAGATCCTCCAGGGCGGGGCCTTCCCGGTGATCGCCGGGATCGGCCTGTTCACCCTGATGACCACCTGGAAGCGCGGCAAGGAAAATCTTTTCGAGCGCCTGGGGGAAACGGCTTTGTCGCTGCCGGCCTTCATCGACAGCGTGCGCCTGCAGCCGCCACACCGGGTGCAGGGCACCGCGGTGTTCCTCGCCGCGCGGACCGACGTGGTGCCCCATGCGCTACTGCACAACCTGCTGCACAATCAGGTGCTGCACGAGCGGGTGGTCCTGCTCACGGTGGTCGTCGAGGACACGCCGCGGGTGCCCGAGGATCGCCGTTTCCAGGTCGACGGCTACGGCGAGGGCTTCTACCGCGTGGTGCTGCACTTCGGCTTCATGGAGGAGCCGGACATTCCCGACGCCCTGCGTCTGAGCCACCTCGAGGATCTCGATTTCAGCCCCATGCGCACCACCTACTTCCTCAGCCGGGAAACCCTCATCCCGATCAGGAGCATCGGCATGGCCTACTGGCGTGAGGCCCTGTTCGTGTTCATGCAGAAGAACGCCAACAGCAGCATGCGCTACTTCCAGCTGCCGGCGAATCGGGTGATCGAGCTGGGGACGCAGGTGGAGATATAG
- a CDS encoding DUF2256 domain-containing protein yields the protein MRKSELPVKTCPVCGLPFAWRRKWARCWGEVRYCSERCRRQRRGMAG from the coding sequence GTGAGGAAATCGGAACTGCCGGTAAAGACCTGCCCGGTCTGCGGCCTGCCGTTCGCCTGGCGCCGGAAGTGGGCGCGTTGCTGGGGCGAGGTGCGCTACTGCTCGGAGCGTTGCCGGCGCCAGCGGCGCGGCATGGCGGGCTGA